Proteins encoded by one window of Haematobia irritans isolate KBUSLIRL chromosome 2, ASM5000362v1, whole genome shotgun sequence:
- the LOC142223492 gene encoding lipase 3-like, with the protein MFIKQLSHQLKYPIGIDWCGMKVSSAISLILVPLIVFILNRNQKYDNGPRLTTADRVQRAGYHCETHEVYTKDGYGLSLFHITTSNNETVPESNGRPTILLMHGFTSSSDVWVIEGLKNPLVYDLMQQGYDVWLGNNRGNYYGLRHLNLSPDDGQFWHFTLHEIGTIDLPTIIDFILNKTQKSCLHYVGYSQGSTVAFILLSELPEYGEKLKSIQMLAPTLSVEPSNLFFKLLSSIIGIHTPLHAYMGDMGVMRSKFMRQFLGLERCRSQYANKKICFFMASLIAGGKSDYLDEALLPDIFNTHPCTISMHQLLHFMQLNFSRQFRQYNWGTEGNMKRYNQTTPPVYDLSKIQTKLPIHLFYSDYDEIATKRNFEILSQLLGNRSISHSADGKKFAHMDFVWSSVIRELINRPVIEIIQNAEISLEEHKQI; encoded by the exons ATGTTTATAAAACAATTGTCACATCAACTTAAGTATCCAATTGGAATAGACTGGTGTGGTATGAAAGTATCTAGTGCAATTAGTTTGATCTTAGTCCCTCTAATAGTGTTTATATTAAATCGAAATCAGAAATATGACAATGGTCCTAGATTAACAACG GCTGATCGTGTTCAACGGGCTGGCTACCACTGTGAAACTCACGAAGTTTATACCAAAGATGGCTATGGTTTGTCCCTTTTCCACATAACTACCTCCAATAATGAAACAGTACCAGAGTCCAATGGTCGCCCTACTATATTGCTAATGCATGGTTTTACCAGCTCTTCAGATGTATGGGTTATCGAAGGTTTAAAAAATCCTTTGGTCTACGATCTAATGCAACAAGGCTATGATGTTTGGTTGGGTAACAACCGTGGCAATTACTATGGTCTGCGGCATTTGAATTTATCTCCTGATGATGGACAATTTTGGCATTTcactttacatgaaattggtaccATCGATTTGCCAACGATCATAGATTTCATTTTGAATAAGACTCAAAAGTCATGTCTACATTATGTGGGTTACTCTCAAGGTAGCACAGTGGCATTTATATTACTCTCAGAATTGCCAGAGTACGGTGAAAAGTTGAAATCCATACAAATGTTGGCTCCAACTTTATCTGTGGAACCttcgaatttattttttaaattactaaGTAGCATTATTGGTATCCATACGCCATTGCATGCGTATATGGGTGATATGGGTGTTATGCGATCAAAGTTTATGCGGCAATTCTTGGGTTTGGAAAGATGTCGTAGCCAATATGCcaataagaaaatttgtttctttatggCATCTCTTATAGCTGGTGGAAAATCTGACTATTTGGATGAG GCTCTTCTTCCCGATATCTTCAATACTCATCCCTGTACAATTTCTATGCATCAATTGCTCCATTTTATGCAATTGAATTTCTCCAGACAATTCCGTCAATACAATTGGGGTACTGAAGGCAATATGAAACGCTATAATCAAACAACACCACCCGTATATGATCTCTCAAAAATACAAACCAAATTGCCCATACATCTATTCTATAGTGATTATGATGAAATAGCAACTAAACGTAATTTTGAGATATTATCGCAATTATTGGGTAATCGAAGTATATCACATTCTGcggatggaaaaaaatttgctcaTATGGATTTTGTATGGAGTTCAGTTATTAGAGAGTTGATAAATCGTCCCGTAATTGAGATAATCCAAAATGCAGAGATTTCGTTGGAGGAacataaacaaatttga